GTGGATCTTCCTCTTGTTTTTATTGGCGTTGCAAGAAGACAATCTTTTCCGATCAATAATTCAATAACTTCTCTAACTTCTTCTGGATCGGTTAATCCAGTCCAATGTTTGCCATGATATACATCTCTTACAGTAAATGGATTTGGAATTTCTTCATTTCTTACTCTTCGGATAAGATCCTGGGCTGCTTTCAGAACCGCATTTGTACTGCTATTATAAATGCGATATGCATGGCTTTCAAAATAGTCCAACCATAGTAAAGCAGATTTTAGAGA
The Estrella lausannensis DNA segment above includes these coding regions:
- a CDS encoding DUF3987 domain-containing protein, with the translated sequence TFFLTDPWQQVFENKIRSGKLPPYLEAHLSKYKKLLPSLCLIIEHLDQALLGLYPQAISTKSLKSALLWLDYFESHAYRIYNSSTNAVLKAAQDLIRRVRNEEIPNPFTVRDVYHGKHWTGLTDPEEVREVIELLIGKDCLLATPIKTRGRSTVKYWLHPKLFDENEGSKGPKGTYEPFEP